The sequence below is a genomic window from Pleurocapsa sp. PCC 7327.
ATCAGCGACAAACCGCATCCCATGTTCACCCACCGGGGTCATTGCATTAAGAGTAACTAGTCTCGGAGAACTACACTGCTTTTGTTCAGCTAGCAGACCAACCATCTCCCACGAACCGACTAAATCAAGCTCTTCTACATGATCAAAGACTAAAAATTGAAAATTCAACTAAGAGCCTCCAAAGAACTAGTAAGTGAATGCATAACTATTTATTCTACTGACAGTTTCCACATATGTAATCGTGGAGTATTGCAGTAACCGGAATATAAGACTCATAAATCATAATATATGGAATTTATCGGAATATGAAAAGTGTACAGAAGCTTTCCGCATATTTACCCAATTTGTCATAGATAATTTACAAAGTTTCCACATATCATCCTTTTTCCGGCAATATCTATACTTCTTCTGTATATTCACCCATTTAGAGGGAGAAAAATGGAAAGTTTCCGTATAATTACCCTGATATTCCGAAAATTTCCGAATATCATCCTGAATTAGGACAATATACAGAATTTTTCCAAATATCAAAACTATGGCAAAACCACCAAAGAAGTTGATGGAACAGGTTCAGGATATAATACGCCTTAAGCATTATTCCTACAGCACTGAAAAAACTTATATTTCTTGGATTCGACGTTATATATTTTTTCATGATAAGCGCCATCCCAAGGATATGGGGGTAGATGAAGTCGAAGCTTTTTTGACCCATTTGGCAGTTCAGGAAAAAGTATCTGCCTCTACTCAAAATCAGGCTTTTAATGCACTTTTATTTCTATATCGAGAAGTTTTAAATATCGATTTGGGACAGGGAATCAACGCAAAGCGAGCAAAAACGACTCGCTATCATTGAGTCCCAATGGGACAGACTGAAGCGACTCATCAATTCTTCAGCACGATCAATTAAAGCCCAGCTTGGCAAAGCAGTGTACCAAACCTGTTGCAAGTCTCGAATATATTGATATGCTTGTTCTCTGTCATACCCCAACGGCTCTAGCTTACGACTTGCTGCCAAATACTCACACGCAACTTGCCAGATCAAAACCCCGTCTGTTAATGAAGACACCAAAGAAGCCGCCATTGTTCTGTTTAGCGGGATCGCGGGGATCACTAACATCAATCAAGATATTTGTGTCAACGGCGTTCATGCAGCATATCCCGTGTAAAACGAGGAGCATTAGAGGGAATGGGGTTTTGTTGCATTTGCTCAACAAGTAGCTTTAGAAAATTTTGTCTGGCGGCAATGTCGGCAATCTTGGGTGGAGCAATTTGGGGTGATTGTACAAAAAGCTCAACTTCAACGCCTTCAGGCAAATTACAGGCTGTTTGAAGAATAAATGTACCACTGCGGTAAACTGCTTTCAAGGCTTGGGGCATAAGAAGACTCCACATGTAAGGAAACCTTACTAGTGACGGCTATAACTGCCGACAGAATATATGTAATTTTAACCTCAACGCTAATGTAAAGCCTACTAGAGTTGCCCTAGCTGTCTCTACTTGTTCATTTGAAATTGCTTCCGACAGACCTAAATCGAAACGAAGCAAAAAGTCTTCAAATCGCTCCTCCATCGACTTGTTATGTCGCCGGAACTACCCACCAATCTCAATGTTGACCATTCTTACTTCTGTGCCATCAGATCAAATCTAATGGTTTCAATAACCAGAAGGGCGTTGAAATCCACCAACGACTCGATCGATCTCCTGAGCGATCGCTTTGCGTGCCATCTCGAAATAAAAAAGCCAGATTCTTCTGGATATCAGCAACCGTTAGGGATTAGGCGTAGATCAAATTGTAGGCTGCAAGCTTGTAGTAGATTTGCCATGCGGCAGGAAAATCAAAATTGGAAACGTACTTTTTAAGGGGAATTCCTGCCTGAGTCAGTTTTGTTGCTGTTGATTGCAGCGCTAATTTAATCTCTGCGGCAACAGGATAAGGCGACCGTTCCTCCAAATTTTGCAGGTCTACGGAAGGCTGGCAAACATTGTCTCACTTTGAGTTTAACGTTTTCCTCTGCCATGCCGCGATAATAGAATGCTACCATCAGCCAGAATCAGATTAATATGAGCGCCAACCGTTTAGTGTAAGCCCATTTTGCATCAATATTAATGCGCTACCATATTACCCTTGAACCAGGACTATAAGCACTGTAACTACTGTAACTATCACTGTAGGTACTACTGTTAGTAGAGGTATTTTTTGAAGTGAACCCATGAATTCGGACAGAAGATCGAAGACTTTAAGGATGTGTCTCTTTCATATCACATTTCCTTTTTGTTGTTCATTCCATTGCTTCTCATATTCATCTGGGGTTAGATAACCCAATGATGAATGTATTCTCTTCTTCATGTACACATCCTCTCAAAACTGTTCAATCTGTTCATACGCTTCTGCCAAATTGCGATACTCCGATAAGTCAACTTCTTCCTCTTTGAGCGTTCGCATCAATCGTTCTGCATAACCGTTCTGCCATGCCTGCCCTACTTCTGCCACGCTGATTTTGACTGTGTGCTCCTCTAGCAGCTTGACATACTCATTCGCTGCATATTGCACCCCTCGCTCGGAATGATGTATCTCCGGTCGCCCCTTTGCCAGACCCTTGTTGTTCGGAGCCGTAATCGTCAAGCTCACCTCCATGCTCCTCGCCAGATGCCATCCCCGAATACTGCGCGCGAACACATCCATTAACACTGCTAAGTACACAAACTCCTGTTGCAGCCTGATGTACCTGATGTCCCCCATTCAAACTTGCTCTGGTCGCTCGATTGCTAAATCCATCACCAGGTTCGGATATCGCCGAAAGCCATGGTGGCTGTTGGTCGTCCGTTTCCGCCTCACAGGTTGCTTGCCAGCCAAGCCAAGTTCCTGCATCAGTCGCGCTACCCGTTTGTGGTTAATCTCCTGTCCTTGACGTTGTAACATCGCCGTGATGCGACGATACCCATAGGTCGGATGCTGCCCACAAAGCTTGACAATCGCCTCCTCGATCTCGGTTTCGTCTGGCGGTGGCTGCGACTGGTAGTAAACCTGGCTGCGCGGGTAGTTCAACACCTGGCACAGGGTTGCAATCGGCTCCTCCTGGCTCAACTGCATCACCGTCTCCCGTTTTTGTCCAGGCTCAAGTAACTCGAGGCTTTTTTTGCGCTCTCAAGTTGAACCGTTAATTGCCCCACCAACCGCTCCAACTCGGCAATCTTCTGTTCTTGCTCGCTGCCCACTTCACCCCGCTCGAAAATGCTCGGTGCCTGCTCCAAGAATTCTTGGCGCCACCGATTCAGCACGTTTGGATTCAGCTTGTGCGCTCGGCACAGAGCCCTCGGTGTCTTTTCGCCACTCAGCAGTTGCAGGACGACTTTGGCTTTGAACTCTGCGGTGTATTGACGACGGTTTACTGTCATAATTGCCCCCTTTCAAGAACAAGGATACTACTCTTAGCCTCCTGTCCGAAAATCGGGGGTCATTTCAAGGAACTACCTATATTACTTGTGTGCGGGAGCAAAGCTTCGTCCAGTAAAACATTCTTCTTGGACAGCATTTTCAGCTTCAAAATTGAGTTTTGTGAGTTTTGAAGTTTATTCAGACAGAATCGAAGCTCAAGCGATCGGCAGCGATGGGAATGTTTTCGATCGCGTGACAATTTACCATAGCTAAAACTCTGTCAGTTTCTGTAAAAAATAAACGAGAAATAAACGACCTTTTAGTTTAGCGACGAGAAATAGTCTAAATAAAAACTAAATCTTGCAAAGTTCTTGACACTTGGGACATAAGGTAGACCAATCGATAGAACATTAACGGAGAAATGCCATGAATAAGCTGTTAAACAGAGTTCCAGAAGTCACAATTTACTTTTGGATGATTAAGATTCTGGCAACTACAGTAGGTGAAACTGCGGCAGATTTTTTAGCATTCGCGATGAAATTTGGTTTAAGTGGTACATCTTATATTATGGGCAGCTTGTTGCTGCTTGCGCTTTTAAATCAGTTTAGACTTGAACGGTATGTCCCAGTGAGTTACTGGCTTGTGGTCGTTTTGGTAAGTATTGTTGGCACGCTAATTACCGATCGATTGGTAGACGAGTTTGGAGTGACTTTGATGACAACTAACATCGTTTTTAGTGTCGCTTTGTTGGTCGTTTTTGCGCTTTGGTATAAGAGCGAAAGGACATTAGCCATGCACTCTATCAATACAGCCAAAAGAGAGTTATATTATTGGGCGGCTATTTTATTGACGTTTGCTTTAGGTACTTCAACGGGAGACTACTTAGCAGAGGCTTCGGGATTGGGTTATGCACAATCAGCATTAATATTTGGGACTGCAATTGCAGCAACAACGATCGCCTATTATTACTTCCGAATGAATGCAGTTTTAGCATTTTGGATAGCTTACATCTTGACTCGTCCGTTTGGAGCATCGATAGGCGATTTACTATCACAACCTGCAAAAGTAGGTGGTCTTGGTTGGGGTACGACTGGAACGAGTATGGTTTTTCTTTCTGTCATCGCAAGCCTGGTTATTTACTTAAGCCTTAAGCACAAGAAACCCGCCTTAACGTCGATTGACCGACAGGACTGAAAGCGCAATGCCCTCTTTTTGTAACCTGGCAATTTCGGTAGTACTTTGCAATCGCCGCTACAGTAAGTATTTTCGTGCTGAATGTGTTTTCAATTTTCCCATATGCGATCGATGTGACTTTTATCGCCCAGCCAAATCTTTTCAAATTCTAGACTTTTTCTCTTTACGATAAAGCCGCAAATTCAAATTAAGTAAGTTATTTTGACATTAAATAGGAGTAAAAATGAGTAAACTGCCAGCAATCACTGCTTTTTTCTGGATTATGAAAATATGCGCTACCACCTTGGGAGAAACAGCAGGAGACCTTTTATCGATGACCCTAAATGTGGGCTATGCGATTAGCTCTACGATCTTGATTGGAGTGTTTTTAGCAACGCTTGTGACTCAATTGGTGTCGAAAAGCTATAACCCATTACTTTATTGGACTGTCATCCTTTCTACCAGTACGGCTGGTACAACTATGTCAGATTTCATGGATCGCACTTTAAAACTGGGCTACGCTACGGGGTCTATGATTTTAGTCACTCTCCTTTTAATTATGTTGGCATTTTGGAAATTTAGTGTTGGATCTTTATCTGTTACTAACATCAAAACGCCTAAAGTTGAAATTCTTTATTGGACAACAATTCTATTTTCCAATACTTTGGGAACTGCCTTGGGTGACTTCCTAGCCGATACTTCTGGACTTGGATTTGTAGGAGGAGCAATGCTAATTTCTGGTTTGCTTGCCCTAGTATTGGTAGCGCACTATTTTACCGAATTTTCCTCAGTCATGTTGTTTTGGATTGCATTTGTCCTCACCCGACCTTTTGGTGCAACATTCGGAGATGTTCTGACAAAATCTCACGAAAAAGGTGGTCTTGCTTTTGGTACAATCGGCTCATCGCTAGTTCTTGCATCGATACTCGGAGTTTGTATCCTGTTCACCACTTTAAAGCAGAGAAGACTACTCGCAGCTAGGGTTTCTAACGACGAACGATATTAGAGCGACTACGATCGTTTTCTTTCAGCTTTTTGGCTGCGTCAAATACATCCTCGTTTAACATCTTTGATAGCCACACTTGGGATTTTTGGACTAGCTATCTGTTTACTAATTTTATTTGTCGTCGCAAAATTTTCTGAAGAGGTACTAGAGAAAGAAACATTTGCCTTCGATAAACCCCGTCCCCAACTTTAAACTCGATTAATAGTAGAAAAATCTTAGAGTTTTCCTAGCGGTCATGCTCTTGGATCGTTGGTTATGATTAACTCCAGTGAGTTCTATGTTTGAAAAACATAGCTCACCATTGTTTCTATGAGCCTACAACAACGCTTTAAGCTTGTCGTCGGCTTGAGAAAGACCTATTAACCAACTGCTGGAAGGCGTACCTCAAAACAGCTACCAATCCCAACTTGGCTAGTGACAACAATTTCTCCTTGATGTTGCAAAACAATTGCTTGCGCGATCGCCAGTCCCAATCCCGATCCTCCATTCGCGTAGAAACGCGCTTTATCTGCCCGCCAAAACCTTTCAAAAATTAGTGGGAGATGCTCTGGTGCGATACCAATTCCTGTATCTTTTACCTTAATAATTAACTGAGAACCAAACCGATCGGCTATAATTTCAATCGTGCCTTTTTCTGGCGTATAGGAAATAGCATTTTGAATTAAGTTAGTAAATAAGTGTATTAATTGAACTGCATCACCCATTAAGTATAAATCTTTAGTTAGTTGCGTTTTAAATTGAATTGTTTTTGCCTCCGTCTGAATTCTATAGAGTTGTAATAAATCCTCTAGAATTGATGTTAAATTAACAAGCTGCCAATCTTGACACTGAATTTTATCGGTACGCGCTAACAAGAGTAAATCTTCGGTCAGTCGAGTCATTTGCTTAGTAGCACTGGCGATCGCTTCAAATTTTTCTTTATCCGTTTCTCTAATTCCTTCTGAATATTTTAGAGCGACTGCTGCATTACTTTTAACTGCCATTAAGGGACTACGGAGTTCGTGAGAAGCATCGGCAGTAAACTGTTTTAAACGTTGAAAACTTTCCTCGATTGGCTGCATCGCTTGACGAGTTAAAATAACCCCTCCGATACAGCTAAAAATCAAAGCAATAATAACTCCACTACCTAAACCTAAATCTAATTTTCGCAAAGTTTCATCAAATTCTTCTAGAGACTGGCTTACTCTTATATAGCCAACTAATTCACCATTTTCACTTTCAATAATAGGTAATGTAACTGCTATAATCCGAACTTTTCCTGACTGAGTTTGTACCGATTGACTAGCAGAAAAAGGTAAATCTATAAAATATTTTCCTTGCTGTGATATTAACTTACCTCGCGGCTCAAACCACTGCAAGGAGCGATCGTTATTTATTAGTTCTTTGACGGAGAGATCGCTTTCAATTTTTAGCTGCTCGTCTTCTGCCTCACTACTAGCAGCTACTCCTTGTCCTAAAGCTATTAATTTATCTGTTGTTTGTTGCGCCAAACTGCGAGTGAAGACTACTCGAACGCCAATAGCAAAAATGCCTAAAATTGATGCCAATACCAGCAGATAAGATCTCAGTAATCGATGCTGGATTTTCTTAAACATAATTGGATTAATTACTAACTATTAGACTTAAGAGTCTAGTTTCAAGCGATAACCAATTCCATAAACAGTCTCGATAAAATTTTCTGGACTTCCGGCTGCTTTTAATTTATTACGCAAATTAGTAATGTGTGTTCTGATGGTTCCTTCTCCAGAAGATTTATCAAAATCCCAAAATTTATCTAAAATTGCCGATCGCGTTAAAACTTGAGTGGGATTCCGCATAAAATATTCTAAAATGATGTATTCTTTGGGCGTTAAAGATATAACATTTCCTGCATAAGTAACACTACAAGAACTTGGATCGATTTGTAAATTGCCGTGTTTTAATAATGACGGCTTTGTTTCTGAACTTCGCCGCGACAAGGCTCTCATTCTAGCCGCTAATTCATCTAATTCAAATGGTTTTACTAAGTAATCATCAGCCCCGGCATAGAGTCCGATAACTTTATCTGAGGTAGTATCTTTGGCAGTTAGCATCAAAATAAGAGCATGAAATTTAGCAGAACGTAAACGCTTACATAAAGTAATTCCATTTAATTTAGGTAGCATTAAATCTAATAAAATTAGATCGTAATCCGCCGATTGAGCGTATTCCCATCCTTCGATTCCATCCCTAGCAATATCGACAACATGATTCTGATGTTTTAAATCTTCTGCTAAAGGTTTGGCAATGCGCTCGTCATCTTCAACTATTAAAATTCTCATCTTAGCGGTTTAGAGATAATCGTGATAACTCTTTAATTTATTCTAGTGATGGTATGGAGTTAGGTGTTTTAGTTGTCAGTGGGCAGGGCACTTTAACCTGAAATAGGCACTTTCTCGAATACTGCTGTCTCCGGTACTATCAGATCGATCGTTTGGACTTCTTCCGGGATGAACAGCCATACATAACCATCAGCCGATGCTCCTTTTTTGATAAGGCCCATGGAGATGTATGTAGTGGAACGCTCAATTCTGCCTGAACGATCTATCTCCGTACCGTCCCTCCGAGCCTTTTCCCTTGCCGCCTTGTCAACCACATAATCGTAGGATTCATAGCGTTCGCTGGTTTCAGGATTTCGTGCTATTGTTTGGTTTGGGGAAATTATATTGGTCATATTGCCTCTAAGGTTACGAACCCGCATTTGGACATTCACAATATTTCGCTTCCCGTCATCTGGATTTTGAATCCGCTTGACAGACAATAGTTCGACTTGCGCCCTATCTTTAAATGCGTATTGCACAAACTGACCGGGCTGAATTTCAGTGTTCGCCTGTTGGCTAGCTTCAGTTGTCGGAACAGTAAGTGAACTAACTGTTTGCTGAGCTTGCGGTGATTGGTGACCCAAAATGATTTCTCTTCGTTATCTAATCCCACGATTTTCGCGATCGCTGACAATGTTTTCCTTTTTATGTCACTTTTAGAAGATGTTGTTCATTCTACTCTCCCAGAGTGACAGAAGCAATATAGGGGTTTAGACAGTCAATTTACGGATACCAATTTATCCCAGCTAGATAGCAGAGGCGATCGCTAGCGGCATCGTTAGAGTATATTTGGCAAAAAGGACTCTCATGAAGTTTGAAACCTGAGAATCTTTTTGTACGTCCTTCTGACTTAATGTATTTGAGATTGGGAACTAATCTTTTAATCTAGAGTTGCAGCCGTTTCAACAGGAACAACGACCGTGAAAGTTTACTGGCTACTACTGAGTTTCTTAAGCCTATTTCTCTTTGCTTCTCCCGCTGAAGCGGGAAGGCTTTTATTCTGGCGCTTCGAGTCCAAGCAAAGCCGACTGATTTTTAGCACGGACGAGAGAGTCCAACCGAGGGCGCAACTCGTTGCCAATCCTACCCGCGTGGTAATCGACTTGCCAGGGATTACGCTAGGTCGTCCCAGCATCAAACAGGCATTCGGCGGGTACATCAGCAGCGTGCGAGTCGGTCAGTTTGACGCTCAGACAACTCGCTTGGTCATTGAATTAGCCGCAGGGTACACTGTCGATCCCCAACGAGTTAGAATTCGAGGCTTATCGCCGACTCAGTGGACGGTAGACTTACCGACTCCTCAACGAGTGAGCTATAATACAGCGCCGAACCCGCCAGCTTCCCAAGTTCCTAGCACTCCATCTCAGCCTGCGGTGAGATATGTCTCCCTCCCCGTAGCTGCTCCGAAACAGGTCGATTCTACGGATTTTCAGGTTACGCGCAACGGCTTATTCATTCGCCTCGATAGCGACGGCGACAACAGCAAGATTAAAATTAAACGCAGCCGCGATCGCTCCTCGATCGAAGTTGTCCTTGCCGATGCGACGCTTCCGCCCAGCTTGGCTTCGCAAACCTTACCCGTCAATAGTTATGGAGTCAGGGACATTCAATTTGCCCAGACATCTACCTCCCCTCCCTCCGCCCGCATTACGCTCAATGTAGACAAAGAGAGCCAGGATTGGCAAGCCATCTACAGCCGGTTTGGGGGCTTGGTACTGATGCCGAGAGGCGGAGCGAGTTCGTTCTCTAACAGTAGAGTCTCGCCAATTTCAAGCGAAGAGAAAAACGACGATTCTGACTCCGACTCCGAAGTCGCGATCGTTGAGTCGTTGGAAGTGGAAGACGACAATGAGTTAAGGATTCGAGCCGATCGCGAAGTCAACGGAACTGGAAGCTGGAATCGTCAAGAGCTGGCTTACGAAATTAGGATTCCCAATGCCAAACTCCCCGAAGAATTTCCAGAACCTCAGTTGGATAGAAATGGTCCGATTTACGAGATTAAGCTTCGCGAGGAAAGCACTGGCGAAGTCGTCATCCTTGTTAAGCCAGCTCTCGGCGTTCGATTCGAGCAACTCGATCGCGCCGACAATCGTACCCTGGCGCTACAAATGACTCAGCGGCAGAGCGCCTATAGCCCTCGGACATCTAACTCTAGAGCGCCTAATGATTTTAACTATAATGACTCTGCGCCCATCAATATTCCCGTTCCTCCACCCGAAAACTTGCTGCCATCTACCGACAATTCCCGCTCCG
It includes:
- a CDS encoding phage integrase N-terminal SAM-like domain-containing protein; the encoded protein is MAKPPKKLMEQVQDIIRLKHYSYSTEKTYISWIRRYIFFHDKRHPKDMGVDEVEAFLTHLAVQEKVSASTQNQAFNALLFLYREVLNIDLGQGINAKRAKTTRYH
- a CDS encoding antitoxin family protein; this translates as MPQALKAVYRSGTFILQTACNLPEGVEVELFVQSPQIAPPKIADIAARQNFLKLLVEQMQQNPIPSNAPRFTRDMLHERR
- a CDS encoding membrane-anchored protein, translating into MNKLLNRVPEVTIYFWMIKILATTVGETAADFLAFAMKFGLSGTSYIMGSLLLLALLNQFRLERYVPVSYWLVVVLVSIVGTLITDRLVDEFGVTLMTTNIVFSVALLVVFALWYKSERTLAMHSINTAKRELYYWAAILLTFALGTSTGDYLAEASGLGYAQSALIFGTAIAATTIAYYYFRMNAVLAFWIAYILTRPFGASIGDLLSQPAKVGGLGWGTTGTSMVFLSVIASLVIYLSLKHKKPALTSIDRQD
- a CDS encoding membrane-anchored protein, with amino-acid sequence MSKLPAITAFFWIMKICATTLGETAGDLLSMTLNVGYAISSTILIGVFLATLVTQLVSKSYNPLLYWTVILSTSTAGTTMSDFMDRTLKLGYATGSMILVTLLLIMLAFWKFSVGSLSVTNIKTPKVEILYWTTILFSNTLGTALGDFLADTSGLGFVGGAMLISGLLALVLVAHYFTEFSSVMLFWIAFVLTRPFGATFGDVLTKSHEKGGLAFGTIGSSLVLASILGVCILFTTLKQRRLLAARVSNDERY
- a CDS encoding cell wall metabolism sensor histidine kinase WalK, with product MFKKIQHRLLRSYLLVLASILGIFAIGVRVVFTRSLAQQTTDKLIALGQGVAASSEAEDEQLKIESDLSVKELINNDRSLQWFEPRGKLISQQGKYFIDLPFSASQSVQTQSGKVRIIAVTLPIIESENGELVGYIRVSQSLEEFDETLRKLDLGLGSGVIIALIFSCIGGVILTRQAMQPIEESFQRLKQFTADASHELRSPLMAVKSNAAVALKYSEGIRETDKEKFEAIASATKQMTRLTEDLLLLARTDKIQCQDWQLVNLTSILEDLLQLYRIQTEAKTIQFKTQLTKDLYLMGDAVQLIHLFTNLIQNAISYTPEKGTIEIIADRFGSQLIIKVKDTGIGIAPEHLPLIFERFWRADKARFYANGGSGLGLAIAQAIVLQHQGEIVVTSQVGIGSCFEVRLPAVG
- a CDS encoding response regulator transcription factor, with product MRILIVEDDERIAKPLAEDLKHQNHVVDIARDGIEGWEYAQSADYDLILLDLMLPKLNGITLCKRLRSAKFHALILMLTAKDTTSDKVIGLYAGADDYLVKPFELDELAARMRALSRRSSETKPSLLKHGNLQIDPSSCSVTYAGNVISLTPKEYIILEYFMRNPTQVLTRSAILDKFWDFDKSSGEGTIRTHITNLRNKLKAAGSPENFIETVYGIGYRLKLDS
- a CDS encoding N-acetylmuramoyl-L-alanine amidase — encoded protein: MKVYWLLLSFLSLFLFASPAEAGRLLFWRFESKQSRLIFSTDERVQPRAQLVANPTRVVIDLPGITLGRPSIKQAFGGYISSVRVGQFDAQTTRLVIELAAGYTVDPQRVRIRGLSPTQWTVDLPTPQRVSYNTAPNPPASQVPSTPSQPAVRYVSLPVAAPKQVDSTDFQVTRNGLFIRLDSDGDNSKIKIKRSRDRSSIEVVLADATLPPSLASQTLPVNSYGVRDIQFAQTSTSPPSARITLNVDKESQDWQAIYSRFGGLVLMPRGGASSFSNSRVSPISSEEKNDDSDSDSEVAIVESLEVEDDNELRIRADREVNGTGSWNRQELAYEIRIPNAKLPEEFPEPQLDRNGPIYEIKLREESTGEVVILVKPALGVRFEQLDRADNRTLALQMTQRQSAYSPRTSNSRAPNDFNYNDSAPINIPVPPPENLLPSTDNSRSAVTPVAPRTGTLVVIDPGHGGKDPGAIGIGGLRETDVVLSISKDVAQFLEQRGVRVLMTRNSDYFVSLQGRAEMANRARGTIFVSIHANAIGGNRSDVNGLEVYYFGDRTLAQAIHSSILRTVNVSDRGVRRARFYVLRKTSMPAALVETGYVTGVQDAANLRNSAYQRQMAEAIARGIINYLQNKY